From one Triticum aestivum cultivar Chinese Spring chromosome 4B, IWGSC CS RefSeq v2.1, whole genome shotgun sequence genomic stretch:
- the LOC123093395 gene encoding protein TIFY 11b, which produces MAAVESKSRRFALACGVLSQYVKAEQKMSSVAVAPRAPPATTLSLMPGADVGQEHAAAAAAEEAGPATATPLTIFYGGRVVVFEDFPADKAAEVMRMAAAAGVERAAVVPAPALLPADKTALADLPIMRKASLQRFFEKRKDRLGARAPYARPAPAAAAIKDSEEKSASASASSSSWLGLASTDGAFAL; this is translated from the coding sequence ATGGCAGCGGTGGAGAGCAAGAGCAGGAGGTTCGCGCTGGCGTGCGGCGTCCTCAGCCAGTACGTCAAGGCGGAGCAGAAGATGtcctccgtcgccgtcgccccgcgcgcGCCCCCGGCCACCACGCTCAGCCTCATGCCCGGCGCCGACGTCGGCCAGGAGCACGCGGCCGCGGCGGCCGCTGAGGAGGCGGGTCCCGCCACGGCCACGCCGCTCACCATCTTCTACGGCGGCAGGGTGGTCGTCTTCGAGGACTTCCCCGCGGACAAGGCGGCCGAGGTGATgcgcatggccgccgccgccggcgtcgagCGCGCGGCTGTCGTGCCCGCCCCCGCCCTCCTCCCGGCGGACAAGACGGCGCTCGCGGACCTGCCCATCATGCGCAAGGCGTCGCTGCAGAGGTTCTTCGAGAAGCGCAAGGACCGCCTCGGCGCGCGCGCGCCCTACGCCCGCCCGGCGCCGGCCGCCGCGGCCATCAAGGACTCGGAGGAGaagtcggcgtcggcgtcggcgtcgtcctcCTCGTGGCTCGGGCTGGCCAGCACCGACGGCGCCTTCGCCCTCTGA
- the LOC123093394 gene encoding protein TIFY 11c isoform X2: MLLSSPARETEIRPCPAVHAHKKERAGQDLTPRVTRLPPGRTHTRTHTYLVGPRRFLPQEIGMGAEQQQQQTAGGSRFAAAFGLLRQYMKDQPGGGVVTVGLMPGGGDGVEAVAPEERIRTMELFPQQAGMVRDSRERTGPERAPLTIFYAGRTVVFDDFPAEKAKELMQLAGSFGALPAASDAGAEPVCQNAPGQPCFADLPIARKASLHRFLEKRKSRLAAADPYPAPVAAPGAGTAGKPVPEDGGAPWLGVNSALQLN, encoded by the exons ATGCTGCTTTCCTCTCCTGCCCGCGAAACAGAAATTAGGCCTTGCCCAGCTGTACACGCCCACAAAAAGGAGAGAGCGGGCCAGGACTTAACCCCGCGAGTCACCCGCCTCCCGCCCGGAcggacacacacacgcacacacacatacctCGTCGGACCTCGTCGGTTCCTTCCGCAGGAGATCGGCATGGGAgctgagcagcagcagcagcagaccgCCGGGGGCAGCAGGTTCGCCGCGGCGTTTGGCCTGCTGCGCCAGTACATGAAGGACCAGCCTGGGGGCGGCGTGGTCACCGTGGGCCTCAtgccgggcggcggcgacggcgtcgaggcggTCGCGCCGGAGGAGAGGATCCGGACCATGGAGCTCTTCCCCCAGCAGGCCGGCATGGTCAGGGACTCGCGCGAAAg GACGGGGCCGGAGAGGGCGCCGCTGACCATCTTCTACGCCGGGAGGACGGTGGTGTTCGACGACTTCCCCGCCGAGAAGGCCAAGGAGCTCATGCAGCTCGCCGGCTCCTTCGGCGCGCTGCCGGCCGCCTCCGACGCCGGCGCCGAGCCCGTCTGCCAGAACGCGCCGGGGCAGCCTTGCTTTGCAG ACCTGCCGATCGCGAGGAAGGCGTCGCTCCATAGGTTCCTGGAGAAGAGGAAGAGCAGGCTGGCCGCGGCAGATCCGTACCCTGCGCCGGTGGCGGCGCCAGGGGCTGGGACGGCCGGCAAGCCTGTGCCGGAGGACGGCGGCGCGCCGTGGCTCGGCGTCAACTCCGCGCTCCAGCTCAACTGA
- the LOC123093394 gene encoding protein TIFY 11c isoform X1 → MLLSSPARETEIRPCPAVHAHKKERAGQDLTPRVTRLPPGRTHTRTHTYLVGPRRFLPQEIGMGAEQQQQQTAGGSRFAAAFGLLRQYMKDQPGGGVVTVGLMPGGGDGVEAVAPEERIRTMELFPQQAGMVRDSRERTGPERAPLTIFYAGRTVVFDDFPAEKAKELMQLAGSFGALPAASDAGAEPVCQNAPGQPCFAGTDRATLCDLPIARKASLHRFLEKRKSRLAAADPYPAPVAAPGAGTAGKPVPEDGGAPWLGVNSALQLN, encoded by the exons ATGCTGCTTTCCTCTCCTGCCCGCGAAACAGAAATTAGGCCTTGCCCAGCTGTACACGCCCACAAAAAGGAGAGAGCGGGCCAGGACTTAACCCCGCGAGTCACCCGCCTCCCGCCCGGAcggacacacacacgcacacacacatacctCGTCGGACCTCGTCGGTTCCTTCCGCAGGAGATCGGCATGGGAgctgagcagcagcagcagcagaccgCCGGGGGCAGCAGGTTCGCCGCGGCGTTTGGCCTGCTGCGCCAGTACATGAAGGACCAGCCTGGGGGCGGCGTGGTCACCGTGGGCCTCAtgccgggcggcggcgacggcgtcgaggcggTCGCGCCGGAGGAGAGGATCCGGACCATGGAGCTCTTCCCCCAGCAGGCCGGCATGGTCAGGGACTCGCGCGAAAg GACGGGGCCGGAGAGGGCGCCGCTGACCATCTTCTACGCCGGGAGGACGGTGGTGTTCGACGACTTCCCCGCCGAGAAGGCCAAGGAGCTCATGCAGCTCGCCGGCTCCTTCGGCGCGCTGCCGGCCGCCTCCGACGCCGGCGCCGAGCCCGTCTGCCAGAACGCGCCGGGGCAGCCTTGCTTTGCAGGTACGGATCGCGCGACACTTTGTG ACCTGCCGATCGCGAGGAAGGCGTCGCTCCATAGGTTCCTGGAGAAGAGGAAGAGCAGGCTGGCCGCGGCAGATCCGTACCCTGCGCCGGTGGCGGCGCCAGGGGCTGGGACGGCCGGCAAGCCTGTGCCGGAGGACGGCGGCGCGCCGTGGCTCGGCGTCAACTCCGCGCTCCAGCTCAACTGA